A region from the Aphis gossypii isolate Hap1 chromosome 1, ASM2018417v2, whole genome shotgun sequence genome encodes:
- the LOC114126223 gene encoding probable chitinase 10 isoform X2 — protein sequence MRIIVVLFTVILFFVPSRGVTYIDEDESSDNPNKEFDILPSRAAIERVPNQFERYKIHVPVRDAVEKLPSKKDPSPSKYRLASGSANVFCHLDSTQYHKNQIPQKLEQIVLSSCTHILFSSVDTNFDTIANNWYSSQSNGTFASIARLKKKNPSTKILLLINEILPESVSFSKRDFIISVSDVLKTSGFDGLVLSDVTPSTYNEFGEDENIKEEFPLLIEELATVLKQRGWSLSLIVPPLDQTSRNYDTKRIILNLDFIILKSFDFRQDDEKVIGHHAPLYSAVDRDPSSKYRNVDYMVKHWIHNGAEPNQIIVGVALFGRSFRLADPKNFQPGARTNGDGYAGRWTKTSGFLSYYEVCDRTKKDDWRQYSDKSGSPFVVRKDQWISYENHHSLTKKLEYMEKLSLGGIMLWSLDSDDFNGLCGTPWPLVTTVKTYISNVNKKNSMANDLRETPLQYDLNKKVVCYFASWSWYRYGEGKFAPEYIDKNLCTHVVYAFASLDPNDLTITSGNEWEDFENKFYERLVSNSKSEDIKIMISMGGWTDSAGDKYSKLISSGTTRRNFVNSAVAFLRKYNFNGLHLDWNYPVCWQADCTQGPSSDKTNFVKLIQELKSEFNKQDPPFELSAAISGYEEIIKEAYDFPSLSEYLDFMSIMTYDYHGSWENFTGHVSPAYYKDGDEFPKYNMDSTIKLVRKLGADPSKIVVGLPFYGQTYTLSSNSEHGLGDPAKGSGYPGEYTQQPGMLAYYEICNRVSNEKWQVSRDKNSGFDPYAYDGNQWVSYDDEISIKLKSEYIVKQELGGAMVWTIDLDDFNNICCKGSYPLLTKVNEVFKRIPIKSSNLICNKPDYPTTPSFQIPTTTEEGQGSWEEQSSSTVSTTQPTRPTTISTTQQPTRPTTQYPTKPQTRPSTTTTTTSTTTTTTPMTTSTTTTTESTVDEVIENEQQTTTRKPSVNRPWWSEYHTQRPEQQESCKPGTYQSSKDSCQNYYQCKNGRYRKYSCKQGLLWNRNANKCDSLRNVDCNEPTNSQISEVTTTTTKKPVTTSRPTTVRPTPTWRPTTTTTVRPVTTWRPTTTTARPVTTWRPTTTTRKYRNCVEGEYVAAIGDCTSYFVCTYGYFVRQFCSAGLAWNDQKKMCDWKYNVYCNYQRSNSIFMYTSMLVKSSVECQEGEFASHSGDCNKYLQCLWGKFKVNSCPAGLYWNNRLKLCDWPMNSGCMPSQEINTYPTGEPEIPSSPSQPSSTEQITKPTTSKPIITKPTTSKPITTKPTTSKPTTTTPELTTEENYIPWKPTTGIPTTEDPWAWKPTTTTAATLPTTQSNYHLTGQYKVVCYFTNWAWYRPSPGKFYPEDTDPNLCTHVVYGFATLDYTELVIRVFDSWADIDNGFYERVVALKRRGVKVSIGLGGWNDSAGDKYSRLVNNRSSRKKFINNVLDFMYKYGFEGLDVDWEYPKCWQTNCDQGPESDKNAFSNFLIELKQAFKPHGYLLSAAVSPSKVVIDSGYDVPILNQYLDWIGVMTYDYHGQWDKKTGHVAPIYHHPDDDISYFNLNYTIHYWLEKGANSRKIVLGFPLYGQSFTLSNPKVHGLNAPSSGAGEAGAFTRSAGFIAYYEICRKLASEQWTIVQDPQNRMGPYAYKGNQWVGFDDVKTVAQKAEYVKSMNLGGAMIWALDLDDYRNLCGQGHYPLLSTIMKTLGQKHGHPNTTPMIPVTSKPTTSMTTSSSPHYNTSTTEVSTTTMLPTRPTKPTYTKPTTRPTTTTTTTTTTTTTMKPTTTVEPSSTEYFKVVCYFTNWAWYRHSGGKYLPSDIDPSLCTHIIYAFAVLDNDELVIRPHDTWADFDNFFYRKVTALKKFGVKVLLAIGGWNDSAGSKYSELVNNPFARTKFVEHVVGYLKQNDFDGLDFDWEYPKCWQVDCKRGPKSDKEGFSRLLLELREAFNKEGFLLSAAVSPNKVVIDAGYDVPLLSETLDWISVMAYDYHGQWDKKTGHVAPMYSHPDDFDKTYNANFTLYYWVNQGADPRKLIMGMPMYGQSFSLSSSKNNGLNAPSYGGGEAGDATRSRGFLSYYEICHKILKRDWELVQDPLGTMGPYAYSGNQWVSFDDQDMIRFKSEFIARNDLGGAMIWALDADDFKNACGCETYPLLKTINRVLGRLPGPGPDCYLDQERNDLDGVVIDNSEIGYEEELGRGQCTEPLLKGHRTDCNKYVICEFGTLLEQSCPSNLYFNKMNMLCDWPENVNCTEKKRMSSSHRQLQLLH from the exons ATGAGGATCATCGTTGTTTTGTTTACCGTTATCCTTTTTTTCGTACCATCACGAGGTGTTACGTACATAGACGAAGATGAATCATCGGATAATCCGAACAAGGAATTCGATATTTTACCAAGTAGAGCGGCTATCGAACGAGTACCTAATCAGTTTGAACG GTACAAAATCCACGTTCCTGTTCGTGATGCTGTTGAAAAACTACCATCAAAAAAAGATCCATCACCCTCAAAATATAGACTAGCGTCtggaa gtGCTAATGTTTTTTGTCATCTGGACTCTACACAATaccataaaaatcaaattcctCAAAAGTTGgaacaaattgttttatcatcATGTACTCATATATTGTTCAGCTCAGTAGATACAAATTTTGACACTATTGCAAACAATTGGTATTCTAGTCAATCAAATG GCACGTTCGCTTCAATTGCacgtttaaaaaagaaaaacccttctacaaaaatattattattaattaatgaaattttaccCGAAAGTGTATCGTTTTCGAAAAGAGATTTTATCATTTCGGTCTctgatgttttaaaaactagtGGATTCGATGGACTAGTTTTATCTGATGTTACACCTTCAACTTAta atgagTTTGGCGAAgacgaaaatattaaagaggAATTTCCGCTATTGATTGAAGAATTAGCCACCGTGCTAAAACAAAGAGGATGGTCATTATCACTAATTGTACCACCGTTGGATCAAACATCACGAAATTATGACACCAAAagaataattctaaatttagatTTCATTATTCTCAAAAGTTTTGATTTCCGACAAGATGATGAGAAAGTTATTGGTCATCACGCACCTTTATATAGTGCAGTAGATAGGGATCCATCGTCAAAGTACCGCAATGTg gaTTATATGGTGAAACACTGGATACACAATGGTGCTGAACCAAATCAGATAATAGTTGGCGTAGCATTATTCGGGAGAAGTTTCAGACTGGCTGACCCTAAAAATTTTCAACCAGGTGCTCGAACAAACGGTGATGGATATGCTGGTAGATGGACAAAAACGTCTGGATTCCTATCGTATTACGAAGTATGTGATCGTACAAAAAAAGATGATTGGAGACAGTATTCAGACAAATCCGGCTCCCCGTTTGTTGTTAGAAAAGATCAATGGATTAGTTATGAGAACCATCACagtttaacaaaaaaa cttGAATACATGGAAAAATTGTCATTAGGAGGAATAATGTTATGGTCATTAGATTCAGACGATTTTAATGGACTCTGTGGTACTCCCTGGCCACTTGTGACCAcagttaaaacatatattagtaATG ttaacaaaaaaaattccatgGCTAATGATCTACGAGAAACACCATTACAATATG atctaAACAAAAAAGTGGTTTGTTACTTTGCCAGCTGGTCGTGGTATCGTTATGGAGAAGGCAAATTCGCTCCGGagtatattgacaaaaatttatGTACACATGTAGTTTATGCATTTGCTTCTTTAGATCCTAATGATTTAACAATAACATCGGGAAATGAATGGGAAGATTTTGAGAATA aaTTTTATGAAAGATTGGTGTCCAATTCAAAATCtgaagatattaaaattatgatctcAATGGGTGGATGGACTGACTCTGCTGGAGACAAGTATTCAAAACTAATCAGCAGTGGAACTACTAGgagaaa TTTTGTAAATTCTGCTGTTGCGTTtttgagaaaatataattttaacggtCTTCATCTAGACTGGAATTATCCAGTGTGTTGGCAAGCTGACTGCACTCAAGGTCCTTCTTCcgacaaaacaaattttgtcaaattaatacaa gAACTTAAATCAGAGTTCAATAAACAAGACCCACCGTTTGAATTATCAGCTGCGATCTCCGGTTATGAAGAAATTATTAAGGAAGCTTATGACTTTCCAAGTTTAAGTGAATACTTAGATTTTATGTCGATAATGACTTATGATTATCATGGTTCTTGGGAAAACTTTACTGGACATGTGAGTCCGGCTTATTACAAAGACGGTGACGAATTTCCTAAGTACAATATG GATTctacaattaaattagttagAAAATTGGGAGCAGATCCATCAAAAATTGTTGTGGGTCTTCCGTTTTATGGTCAGACGTACACGTTGTCATCGAATTCAGAACACGGACTTGGTGACCCTGCTAAAGGATCAGGATATCCCGGCGAATATACACAACAACCGGGAATGTTGGCCTACTACGAAATTTGCAATAGAG TTTCCAATGAAAAATGGCAAGTATCGAGAGATAAAAATAGTGGATTTGATCCATATGCGTATGATGGGAATCAATGGGTCAGTTACGACGACGagatatcaattaaattaaag tcCGAGTATATAGTGAAGCAAGAACTTGGTGGAGCCATGGTTTGGACAATTGATTTAGatgattttaacaatatatgttGTAAGGGTTCTTATCCGCTACTGACAAAAGTTAACGAAGTGTTTAAAAGGATTCCAATTAaatcatcaaatttaatatgtaataagccAGATTATCCAACTACGCCAAGTTTTCAGATTCCTACGACTACTGAAGAAGGACAAG gtTCTTGGGAAGAACAATCGTCATCAACAGTATCAACAACACAACCTACTAGACCGACAACAATATCGACAACACAACAACCTACAAGACCAACAACACAATATCCTACTAAACCGCAAACCCGACCTTCGACAACAACCACTACTACAAGTACAACAACGACTACAACCCCTATGACTACTTCAACTACAACCACAACTGAATCGACTGTTGATGAAGTAATTGAAAATGAACAACAGACAACAACTCGCAAGCCATCTGTAAACCGTCCTTGGTGGTCTGAGTACCATACCCAAAGACCAGAACAACAAGAATCATGTAAACCAGGAACGTATCAATCTTCTAAAGACAGTTGTCAAAACTATTATCAATGTAAAAATGGACGATATAGGAAATATTCATGTAAACAAGGATTGCTATGGAATAGAAACGCCAACAAATGCGATTCTTTAAGAAATGTTGACTGCAATGAACCCA cTAATTCTCAAATCTCTGAAGTAACAACAACTACGACAAAAAAACCTGTCACTACATCAAGACCTACAACAGTTAGACCAACCCCTACGTGGCgaccaacaacaacaacaacagtcAGACCGGTCACTACATGGCGACCAACGACAACAACAGCCAGACCAGTCACTACATGGAGACCAACTACAACT acgAGAAAATATAGGAACTGCGTTGAAGGTGAATATGTCGCTGCTATTGGTGACTGtacttcatattttgtttgtacgtACGGTTACTTCGTGAGACAGTTTTGTTCAGCTGGATTGGCTTGGAACGATCAAAAGAAAATGTGTGACTggaaatataatgtgtattgcAACTATCAACGttcaaatagtatatttatgtacacta GTATGTTAGTCAAATCTTCGGTAGAATGCCAAGAAGGTGAATTTGCGTCTCATTCAGGAGATTGCAACAAATACTTACAATGTTTATGGGGAAAGTTTAAAGTTAACTCATGTCCTGCTGGTCTCTATtggaataat AGGCTCAAGCTTTGTGATTGGCCAATGAATTCTGGTTGTATGCCATCTCAAGAAATTAACACTTATCCGACCGGTGAGCCAGAAATTCCATCATCGCCTAGTCAACCGTCAAGTACTGAACAAATCACGAAGCCAACTACATCGAAACCAATAATAACAAAGCCAACTACTTCAAAACCAATAACAACAAAGCCAACCACTTCGAAACCAACAACTACTACTCCGGAATTGACTACAGAAGAAAACTATATTCCATGGAAGCCAACAACTGGAATCCCTACTACGGAAGATCCATGGGCGTGGAAACCTACCACTACAACCGCTGCAACTCTTCCCACAACTCAGTCAAACTATCATTTGACGG ggcAGTATAAAGTTGTATGTTATTTCACCAACTGGGCGTGGTACAGACCATCACCTGGTAAATTTTACCCAGAAGATACGGATCCAAATCTCTGCACTCATGTAGTATATGGTTTTGCAACTTTAGATTACACAGAATTAGTTATTAGAGTATTCGATTCGTGGGCAGACATTGATAATG gctTCTATGAACGAGTAGTGGCACTCAAGCGACGTGGTGTTAAGGTATCTATTGGGTTAGGTGGGTGGAATGATTCAGCAGGAGATAAATATAGTCGTTTGGTCAATAATCGTTCCAGTCgcaaaaagtttattaacaatgtactcgattttatgtataagtatggTTTTGAAGGTCTTGATGTCGATTGGGAATATCCTAAATGTTGGcag acCAATTGTGACCAAGGCCCAGAATCTGACAAAAATGCATTCTCCAACTTTTTGATTGAGCTTAAACAAGCTTTTAAACCACACGGATACTTACTATCTGCAGCTGTTTCTCCTAGTAAAGTAGTAATAGATtcag gttACGATGTGCCAATATTAAACCAATACTTAGATTGGATTGGCGTAATGACTTATGATTATCACGGCCAATGGGATAAAAAAACTGGTCATGTTGCACCAATTTATCACCATCCAGATGACGACATAAGTTATTTCAACttg aattatactATCCATTATTGGCTCGAGAAAGGAGCAAATAGTAGGAAAATTGTTCTTGGGTTTCCATTGTACGGTCAATCGTTCACGTTATCTAATCCTAAGGTGCATGGATTAAACGCCCCTTCTTCTGGCGCAGGAGAAGCTGGCGCATTCACCCGATCTGCTGGATTCATTGCTTATTACGAG aTTTGTCGTAAACTTGCATCTGAGCAATGGACTATTGTTCAAGACCCACAAAATAGAATGGGCCCATATGCGTATAAGGGTAATCAATGGGTAGGATTCGATGATGTCAAAACAGTTGCGCAAAAG GCAGAGTACGTGAAATCTATGAATTTAGGAGGCGCAATGATTTGGGCTTTAGATTTGGATGATTATCGAAACTTATGTGGCCAAGGACATTATCCACTACTTAGCACTATCATGAAAACACTTGGTCAGAAACACG gtCATCCAAATACAACCCCGATGATACCTGTAACAAGTAAACCAACGACATCGATGACTACGTCATCATCACCGCATTACAACACTTCAACGACCGAAGTGTCTACAACCACAATGTTACCGACAAGACCAACAAAACCTACGTACACGAAGCCGACAACGAGGCCGACGACAACGACTACGACTACTACCACGACGACCACGACAATGAAACCGACAACGACTGTTGAACCATCATCCACAGAATACTTTAAAGTGGTTTGTTATTTCACCAATTGGGCGTGGTACAG ACATAGTGGCGGAAAATATTTACCCAGCGATATTGACCCGTCGCTTTGCACACACATTATTTACGCGTTCGCAGTACTGGACAACGATGAGCTGGTCATCAGACCTCACGACACTTGGGCGGATTTTGATAACT TTTTCTACCGCAAAGTGACGGCGCTCAAGAAATTCGGCGTCAAAGTGCTATTAGCGATAGGAGGTTGGAACGATTCGGCCGGTAGCAAATACAGCGAGCTGGTCAACAACCCGTTCGCGAGAACCAAGTTTGTGGAACACGTAGTCGGCTATTTGAAGCAAAATGATTTCGACGGACTAGATTTCGACTGGGAGTATCCAAAGTGCTGGCAG GTCGACTGTAAGCGGGGCCCGAAAAGCGACAAAGAAGGGTTCTCAAGACTATTGTTGGAATTGCGAGAAGCGTTCAACAAAGAAGGTTTCCTATTGTCGGCGGCCGTGTCGCCCAACAAAGTTGTAATTGACGCGG GTTACGATGTGCCGCTACTTTCCGAGACGTTGGACTGGATATCCGTGATGGCGTATGACTACCACGGACAATGGGATAAAAAGACCGGGCACGTAGCGCCCATGTATTCCCATCCCGACGATTTCGACAAGACTTACAACGCC AATTTCACATTGTACTATTGGGTAAATCAAGGCGCAGATCCACGCAAGCTCATAATGGGTATGCCTATGTACGGTCAGTCGTTCTCGTTAAGTTCTAGTAAGAACAACGGTTTGAACGCGCCGTCCTACGGTGGCGGTGAAGCGGGCGACGCAACCCGATCCCGAGGATTTTTATCCTACTACGAA ATCTGccacaaaatattgaaacgcGATTGGGAATTGGTCCAAGACCCGCTGGGCACCATGGGCCCGTACGCCTACAGTGGCAACCAATGGGTATCGTTCGACGACCAGGACATGATTAGATTTAAGTCCGAATTTATCGCGCGCAATGATCTCGGTGGAGCAATGATATGGGCGTTGGACGCGGACGATTTCAA AAACGCGTGTGGCTGCGAAACGTATCCACTACTGAAGACCATCAACAGAGTATTGGGGAGGTTACCGGGTCCGGGACCAGACTGCTACTTGGACCAAGAGAGAAACGACTTAGACGGGGTCGTCATCGACAACAGTGAAATTGGATACGAAGAAGAACTGGGCAGAGGGCAGTGCACTGAACCGCTGTTGAAAGGACACAGGACCGACTGCAACAAATACGTGATCTGCGAGTTTGGAACGTTGCTAGAACAGTCTTGTCCGTCGAATTTGTACTTTAACAAG ATGAACATGCTGTGCGATTGGCCCGAGAACGTCAACTGCACCGAAAAGAAACGTATGTCGTCCTCGCATAGACAACTGCAACTATTACATTGA